The following proteins are encoded in a genomic region of Terriglobia bacterium:
- a CDS encoding B12-binding domain-containing radical SAM protein, translating to MAAALEAKGCRVRVLDCLTAPRAEAWDSNDKVYYGLVPQLLRREIEEFKPDIVGISSQFATQEENVLATAELVKDVDASISVVVGGANVSCRAHRFLENRSIDIAARTEGEEITGELIEYFRGERRLDQVGGIAFRQGDGILESEDHARLEDIDRIPFPAYHLIDMNCYLTLYKKGIYTRDRDVKRNMSMITSRGCPYRCVFCSVSQSMGKAWRPHSADYVARHIRYVSDAYKVGHIHFEDDNLMFDLDRFLKFVDVLAERSVTWDTPNGIRVNLAITEAILKKFKRSGCKSLSMGVESGDQEVLNHIVRKGIRLPDVEEFARRCRNVDLPLRAFFILGFPGETLGNMRKTVDFALHLMDDYGVEVINLIATPIYGTELYALCESKGYLARPVTPQTLSEAFIPDGYGLIGTESFSPADVENMSREFTSKVYRRLLFKIGISHPIKSLKRVGNVYTLTRTIKRLWS from the coding sequence GTGGCGGCTGCGCTGGAAGCAAAGGGATGTCGTGTCAGAGTCCTTGACTGCCTTACCGCTCCGCGCGCAGAGGCATGGGATTCGAATGACAAGGTTTATTATGGGCTCGTTCCACAGTTGCTGCGGCGGGAGATCGAAGAATTCAAGCCGGATATTGTAGGGATATCGAGCCAATTTGCCACCCAGGAGGAAAATGTTCTGGCAACCGCCGAGTTGGTTAAGGATGTTGATGCGTCGATTTCCGTAGTGGTCGGCGGTGCAAACGTTTCCTGCCGGGCGCACCGTTTCCTGGAGAATCGCAGCATCGATATTGCTGCCCGCACCGAAGGCGAGGAGATCACGGGTGAGCTTATTGAATATTTCAGAGGGGAACGGCGTCTGGATCAGGTCGGCGGAATCGCATTTCGTCAAGGCGACGGCATTCTGGAATCAGAGGACCACGCGCGTTTGGAGGATATTGATAGGATTCCGTTTCCGGCTTACCACCTGATCGACATGAATTGCTATCTGACCCTCTATAAAAAGGGGATATATACCAGGGATCGTGACGTAAAACGCAACATGTCCATGATTACCAGCAGGGGCTGCCCCTATCGTTGCGTTTTTTGTTCTGTTTCTCAAAGCATGGGTAAGGCATGGCGTCCCCATTCAGCCGATTATGTCGCCAGGCACATTAGGTACGTGTCGGATGCCTACAAAGTGGGGCACATCCACTTTGAAGATGATAATTTGATGTTTGACCTGGACCGCTTTCTGAAATTTGTGGATGTTTTGGCCGAAAGATCCGTCACGTGGGACACGCCGAACGGCATACGTGTGAATCTGGCGATCACTGAAGCGATTCTCAAGAAGTTTAAACGGTCGGGATGCAAATCCCTGAGCATGGGTGTGGAGTCGGGTGACCAGGAGGTTCTAAACCATATCGTGCGCAAGGGGATCCGGCTGCCGGACGTGGAGGAGTTTGCCAGGCGCTGCAGAAACGTGGATCTGCCCTTGAGAGCCTTTTTTATCCTCGGGTTCCCGGGAGAGACATTGGGCAACATGCGGAAGACCGTCGACTTTGCCCTGCATCTCATGGACGACTATGGAGTGGAAGTTATCAACCTCATCGCCACCCCGATATACGGTACTGAGCTCTACGCCTTGTGCGAGAGCAAAGGTTATCTTGCCAGGCCGGTTACGCCCCAAACACTCTCCGAAGCCTTTATCCCCGACGGTTATGGCCTGATAGGAACAGAATCCTTCTCGCCGGCCGATGTGGAAAACATGAGCAGGGAATTCACCTCTAAAGTGTACCGGAGACTCCTTTTCAAGATCGGAATATCGCATCCTATAAAATCTCTCAAGAGGGTCGGGAATGTGTACACCCTCACGCGCACTATCAAGAGACTGTGGTCGTAA
- a CDS encoding glycosyltransferase — MPEIMSAKSRPRFSIVIPTYNTVDVLERCVQALADQNGDKEGIEIIIVNDGGDGREPRAVSVLRDRIRIRYYVQDHQGPAAARNFGIEKAQGDIILFLDDDSMPVSNWLEATIKAWGKFPDADGIGGCVASDANDSIFCRVNADFFNWYLRQRSADPASVFLSTCNAGYKKTSLDRVGRFDDRFKRASGEDRDLNIRLLKQGGSLILDESVIVYHDRDLTLRSFARKNFNYGKAAYRIYARYPEQKLMSSRGYAALFQLILKEYAQFSQRVLAFCLLALSQIATALGYYSAVLSASKSGARQIADA, encoded by the coding sequence ATGCCTGAAATAATGTCAGCGAAGAGCCGGCCGAGGTTTTCTATTGTTATACCCACATACAACACCGTCGATGTGTTGGAGAGATGCGTTCAAGCCTTGGCGGACCAGAATGGCGACAAAGAGGGCATCGAGATCATTATTGTCAACGACGGCGGGGATGGCAGGGAACCTCGGGCCGTTTCGGTTCTGAGAGACCGAATCAGGATCCGTTATTACGTTCAGGACCACCAGGGACCGGCTGCCGCCAGAAATTTCGGAATAGAGAAGGCACAGGGAGATATCATCCTGTTTTTGGATGATGACAGCATGCCGGTGTCCAACTGGCTCGAAGCCACCATCAAGGCATGGGGCAAATTCCCCGATGCCGACGGCATAGGCGGATGTGTGGCAAGTGACGCAAACGACAGCATTTTTTGCAGGGTCAATGCGGATTTTTTCAACTGGTACCTGCGTCAGAGGTCCGCTGATCCGGCAAGTGTGTTTTTGTCGACCTGCAACGCCGGGTATAAAAAAACGAGTTTGGACAGGGTGGGGCGGTTCGATGACCGTTTCAAGAGAGCATCCGGCGAAGACAGGGATCTTAATATCAGATTGTTGAAACAGGGCGGGAGCTTGATTCTGGATGAAAGCGTAATTGTCTATCACGACAGGGATTTGACCTTGCGCTCTTTTGCCAGAAAGAATTTCAATTATGGGAAAGCGGCCTATAGGATCTATGCTAGATACCCCGAACAAAAGCTGATGTCTTCGAGGGGATATGCCGCTCTGTTCCAATTGATATTGAAGGAGTACGCCCAGTTCAGTCAAAGAGTGCTAGCTTTCTGCCTTTTAGCTCTTTCGCAGATTGCTACGGCATTGGGATATTATTCCGCAGTGCTGTCTGCATCAAAATCCGGGGCGCGGCAAATCGCCGATGCATGA
- a CDS encoding FAD-dependent oxidoreductase: MKKVVIIGAGAAGLTAAYQLHKRGAEFVVLEKDQLVGGISRTVNYKGYLFDIGGHRFFTKIKAAEDMWKEVLNEDMLHRKRLSRIYYNKKFFFYPLRPWNALFGLGIWNSTLIILSYLHAHLFPYKNEETFEEWVSNRFGKRLYNTFFKTYTEKVWGIPCNEIRAEWAAQRIKGLSLLSAVRNALLKDTQNTGRGGVIRTLIDSFDYPKFGPGMMWQTVSDIVGNNGSRVCLQSEVDAILWDKTSSRVEALEVRRNGQNELFYGTDFISSMPVRELVQKLRPAVPDAVLEAACNLNYRDFLTVALVVNKAALFPDNWIYIHDPSVKVGRVQNFKNWSPYMVPDSAKTCLGLEYFCFEGDETWNMTDRELIELGKREMEDLGLARSSDVEDGRVVRMAKAYPAYDSKYRDMLDIVRSFLGGIGNLQLVGRNGMHRYNNQDHSMLTAMLAVENVFGARHDLWRINVEQEYHEEQRAEAAEEPARSISDAAIIRAFSRMDKFGFATAIGTVSGLFMFMATLWLVIKGGQVVGPNLQLISQYFPGYAVTVRGAFDGLLFGFTSGFLFGWLFAYLRNALLALYLYRVKKTTELLSFRDFLDQY, encoded by the coding sequence ATGAAAAAAGTGGTCATAATTGGCGCAGGCGCGGCCGGATTGACTGCCGCCTACCAATTGCATAAGCGCGGCGCTGAATTCGTGGTGCTGGAAAAGGACCAATTGGTCGGCGGGATTTCTCGAACCGTCAATTACAAGGGCTATTTATTCGACATCGGCGGTCACCGCTTTTTTACGAAAATCAAGGCAGCGGAGGATATGTGGAAAGAGGTGCTCAATGAAGACATGCTCCATCGCAAGCGCCTCTCACGGATTTATTACAACAAGAAGTTCTTTTTTTACCCGCTCCGCCCCTGGAATGCCCTGTTCGGTCTGGGGATCTGGAACAGCACACTGATAATCCTCAGTTATCTTCATGCTCATCTGTTTCCATATAAGAATGAGGAAACCTTTGAGGAATGGGTTTCGAATCGTTTCGGGAAACGTCTCTATAACACTTTTTTCAAAACCTACACCGAAAAAGTATGGGGCATACCCTGCAATGAGATAAGAGCCGAATGGGCGGCACAGAGGATCAAAGGGCTCTCTCTGCTGAGCGCCGTTCGCAATGCCCTCTTAAAGGACACTCAAAACACTGGCCGGGGAGGTGTAATCCGGACATTGATCGACTCCTTTGACTACCCGAAATTCGGGCCCGGGATGATGTGGCAGACGGTGTCGGACATTGTCGGAAACAACGGCAGCCGGGTCTGTTTGCAGTCCGAGGTCGACGCGATTCTCTGGGACAAGACCAGCAGCAGGGTGGAGGCATTGGAGGTGAGGAGAAACGGCCAGAATGAACTTTTTTACGGGACCGATTTTATCAGCAGCATGCCTGTCAGGGAACTCGTTCAAAAACTGCGGCCGGCAGTCCCGGATGCCGTGCTTGAGGCTGCCTGCAACCTTAACTACCGGGATTTTCTCACAGTCGCGCTCGTCGTCAATAAGGCAGCTTTGTTCCCCGACAACTGGATTTATATTCACGATCCGAGTGTAAAAGTGGGCAGAGTGCAGAACTTTAAAAATTGGAGCCCGTACATGGTGCCGGATTCCGCCAAGACTTGTCTCGGCCTCGAGTACTTTTGTTTTGAGGGGGATGAGACCTGGAATATGACCGACCGGGAACTGATCGAGCTCGGGAAGAGGGAAATGGAAGATCTCGGCCTGGCAAGGAGTTCTGATGTAGAAGACGGCAGAGTTGTGCGCATGGCAAAAGCGTATCCGGCCTACGATTCAAAGTACCGTGACATGTTGGACATTGTGCGCAGCTTTTTGGGCGGGATCGGCAACCTTCAACTTGTGGGCCGCAACGGCATGCACAGATACAACAATCAGGACCACTCGATGCTTACTGCGATGCTGGCAGTCGAGAATGTCTTTGGGGCCCGGCACGACCTGTGGAGAATCAACGTGGAACAGGAGTATCACGAAGAACAGAGGGCGGAGGCTGCAGAGGAGCCTGCGAGGAGCATCTCCGACGCCGCCATCATCCGGGCATTTTCCCGAATGGACAAGTTCGGATTTGCAACTGCCATCGGGACTGTGTCCGGGCTGTTCATGTTTATGGCAACGCTTTGGCTTGTGATAAAAGGCGGACAGGTCGTCGGGCCAAATCTCCAGCTGATTTCGCAATATTTCCCTGGTTATGCAGTGACCGTGAGGGGTGCATTCGACGGGCTGCTGTTCGGCTTCACTTCGGGATTCCTGTTCGGATGGCTTTTTGCCTATCTGCGCAACGCCTTATTGGCATTATATCTTTATCGTGTGAAAAAGACGACTGAACTGCTCTCATTCAGGGATTTCTTGGATCAATATTGA
- a CDS encoding flippase-like domain-containing protein yields MRRLAQIIISIGLTFLIGYLIYRSVPDWGNALHVMIQGSPLLLLAGLCFVTLHMLLRAARWGVLLTPSKANISYQNLLALTLVKYAVNVIPPRTGEVAASVILARKEKLSVATVIAASVFERILDTVTVLIFFVGYLIFFSQRYSPNAERGKEIIISVRSYSIKGLIALGIGFAIAALLMRSTHWADRIPLRIRGLVLHFLDGFRALQSRGAMPRVVLLSFAIWLAITMQLWCLVRAYLSGFPLAGTVLLVVLTVVGVSIPTPAGVGGFQFFMSLGLVNFFSRYLSLQDLHSQAAGIGNGCYVLSMAPMIIAGLVFLNREGLSIGRMARLGERTQEELRLAGLQEVKGDRGTKSERASSPPCRS; encoded by the coding sequence ATGCGCAGACTTGCACAGATAATCATCAGCATCGGGTTGACATTTCTCATCGGCTATCTCATTTATCGCTCGGTTCCCGATTGGGGAAACGCGCTCCACGTTATGATTCAAGGCAGCCCACTGTTGCTACTGGCCGGGTTATGCTTCGTGACGCTGCACATGCTTCTGCGTGCCGCGCGCTGGGGGGTACTGCTGACACCCTCAAAGGCGAACATCTCCTACCAGAACCTCTTGGCGCTGACCCTGGTCAAATATGCGGTAAATGTCATTCCGCCTCGCACCGGCGAAGTCGCAGCCTCGGTGATCCTGGCCCGGAAGGAAAAACTGTCGGTCGCCACAGTCATTGCGGCCTCTGTTTTCGAGAGAATCCTGGACACGGTCACCGTGCTGATCTTTTTTGTAGGCTACCTCATATTCTTCAGCCAGCGCTACTCCCCGAATGCGGAACGGGGAAAGGAGATCATCATCAGCGTTCGCAGCTACTCCATCAAGGGCTTGATTGCACTTGGCATTGGATTCGCAATAGCCGCTCTGCTGATGCGAAGCACTCACTGGGCCGACCGAATTCCGCTGAGAATCAGGGGCCTGGTCTTGCACTTCCTGGACGGCTTCCGCGCTCTTCAGAGCCGTGGGGCAATGCCTCGAGTGGTTCTTCTGTCGTTCGCCATATGGCTTGCCATAACCATGCAGCTCTGGTGTCTGGTCCGCGCCTATCTGAGCGGTTTTCCCCTTGCGGGAACTGTACTTCTTGTGGTGCTGACCGTCGTGGGAGTCTCTATCCCGACTCCGGCTGGGGTTGGAGGATTTCAGTTTTTCATGAGCCTGGGATTGGTGAACTTTTTTTCGCGCTACCTGTCCCTGCAAGATCTGCACTCGCAAGCGGCTGGAATCGGCAATGGCTGTTATGTTCTTTCGATGGCTCCCATGATCATTGCTGGATTGGTTTTCTTGAACAGAGAGGGTCTTTCCATCGGCCGCATGGCCAGGTTGGGGGAGCGGACTCAAGAGGAGCTGAGACTTGCAGGCCTACAGGAAGTTAAGGGCGATCGAGGAACGAAATCTGAGCGTGCATCCAGCCCTCCGTGCCGGTCCTGA
- a CDS encoding HPr-rel-A system PqqD family peptide chaperone, giving the protein MAEELLRWHITQGCRLLWRGWDDEFVVYNTGSADTHVLDHPSAAMLKALEGSPLTSKQLTESLRFKLDVDSKEDLSSFVSTLLQKLHELGLIESAPR; this is encoded by the coding sequence ATGGCTGAGGAGCTGCTTCGGTGGCACATAACGCAGGGCTGCCGGCTGCTGTGGCGGGGATGGGATGATGAATTCGTCGTCTACAATACGGGCTCCGCGGATACCCACGTCCTTGATCATCCCTCAGCCGCAATGCTCAAGGCCCTGGAGGGATCACCACTCACGTCCAAACAGCTGACTGAGTCGCTCCGTTTCAAACTGGATGTGGATTCCAAAGAAGACCTCTCATCTTTCGTGTCGACTCTGCTTCAGAAACTTCATGAATTGGGCCTGATCGAGTCTGCACCGCGATGA
- a CDS encoding HprK-related kinase A → MRIGELSPPELAHRLKHQGICLQTGPFLIHIQTPLPLVARVLQFLYADFSLEDTHELVDFHIRLDRPKGVRRWLRRQAQFYLDGRAPSHPMPLRLAVPLLEWGMNWCVAEQVHQFLVIHAAVVERWGRAMMIEAPPGCGKSTLCAALVHRGWRLFSDELALIGLVDPRIAPLARPIGLKDESIGIIRDFAPEAVIGPEWHETHKGTVAHIRPPSDAVQRAHETSLPAWIVFLTYKSGAVPKLEPVRKSRAFLRVADAAFNYTVLGERGFETVARMVDACDCYEFSYGNLEEAVQELARLKPDAGLAPR, encoded by the coding sequence ATGAGAATTGGCGAATTGTCACCCCCAGAGCTTGCGCATCGGCTCAAACACCAGGGCATCTGCCTGCAAACAGGCCCTTTTTTGATTCACATTCAGACACCACTGCCGCTGGTAGCCCGGGTCCTTCAATTTCTGTACGCTGATTTCAGTCTCGAGGACACGCACGAACTTGTGGATTTTCATATCCGTTTGGACCGGCCGAAGGGTGTTCGTCGCTGGCTGCGTCGGCAGGCGCAATTCTATCTTGATGGGCGCGCCCCTTCCCATCCGATGCCCCTGCGCCTGGCAGTGCCGCTTCTGGAATGGGGCATGAACTGGTGCGTTGCCGAACAGGTGCATCAGTTTCTGGTCATTCATGCTGCAGTAGTCGAAAGGTGGGGCCGCGCGATGATGATCGAGGCCCCACCGGGCTGTGGCAAGAGCACGCTTTGTGCGGCACTCGTTCATCGCGGATGGAGGCTCTTTTCGGATGAGCTCGCGCTCATAGGGCTGGTTGATCCCCGCATCGCCCCTCTGGCGCGGCCGATTGGCCTCAAAGACGAATCGATCGGCATCATCCGCGACTTTGCCCCTGAAGCCGTGATCGGTCCCGAGTGGCACGAAACCCACAAGGGTACGGTCGCGCACATTCGTCCTCCCTCCGATGCTGTTCAGCGCGCTCATGAAACATCGTTGCCTGCCTGGATTGTCTTCCTGACCTACAAATCCGGAGCCGTTCCCAAGCTCGAGCCCGTGCGCAAGTCGAGGGCTTTCCTGCGGGTCGCTGACGCCGCATTCAATTACACTGTTCTTGGCGAACGGGGGTTCGAGACCGTGGCGCGCATGGTAGATGCGTGCGATTGCTACGAGTTCAGTTACGGGAATCTGGAAGAGGCGGTCCAGGAGCTTGCGCGCCTGAAACCGGATGCCGGCCTGGCACCGCGGTGA
- a CDS encoding nucleotidyltransferase family protein: MFDSENLLLKALRDPQISCSFTIGEWDVCLRQASRSRVLARFCILLDQDGLLSALPAKVRQHLESARMVATHYERALRWEVNRLEVALESLDIPMVLLKGAAYVVAQLPPARGRLFSDIDIMVPRDMIGLVESTLLQRGWEPAELDAYDQRYYRTWMHELPPLRHRERKAVVDVHHNILPETGRLHPDPRLLLQSAQAVAGTRFKVLAPTDMVLHSAAHMFQDGELAGSLRDLTDLDDLFRHFGGRAGFWDQLAPRAGELDLSRPLFYALRCARYFFATPSPRQVVAAAAQAAPPKPILHLMDALVRRALIPAAPDSTPWKTAAARWLLYVRSHWLRMPPLLLARHLCRKSLRRFDARAA, encoded by the coding sequence ATGTTTGATTCGGAAAACCTGCTGCTCAAGGCTCTGCGCGATCCGCAGATTTCATGCTCTTTTACCATAGGCGAATGGGATGTGTGTCTGCGGCAGGCGAGTCGTTCCCGCGTTTTGGCGCGGTTCTGCATCTTGCTCGACCAGGACGGACTCCTCTCCGCCCTGCCTGCCAAGGTTCGTCAACACCTGGAATCTGCACGCATGGTTGCTACCCACTACGAACGGGCCCTCCGCTGGGAAGTAAACCGTCTCGAGGTCGCCCTCGAATCTCTGGACATCCCGATGGTCCTGTTGAAGGGAGCGGCCTACGTCGTGGCCCAATTGCCGCCGGCCCGAGGCCGCCTCTTTTCCGACATCGATATCATGGTCCCGAGGGACATGATCGGGCTCGTCGAGTCAACCTTGCTCCAACGCGGCTGGGAGCCTGCCGAACTGGACGCGTACGATCAGCGCTATTACCGGACCTGGATGCATGAACTGCCGCCGCTCAGGCACCGTGAGCGCAAGGCCGTCGTCGACGTTCATCACAATATCCTGCCCGAAACCGGCCGGCTGCATCCTGATCCACGCCTGTTGCTGCAATCCGCCCAAGCTGTGGCGGGAACCCGTTTCAAGGTGCTGGCGCCCACCGACATGGTGCTTCACAGCGCCGCGCATATGTTTCAGGACGGCGAGCTGGCCGGCTCGCTGCGCGATCTTACCGACCTCGACGACCTGTTCCGGCATTTTGGCGGCCGTGCCGGCTTTTGGGACCAGCTCGCACCTCGAGCCGGAGAGCTGGATCTGAGCCGCCCGCTTTTCTACGCTCTGCGTTGCGCCCGGTATTTCTTCGCCACACCCTCGCCGCGGCAGGTCGTAGCCGCTGCCGCTCAAGCTGCGCCACCCAAACCGATCCTGCACCTGATGGATGCTCTGGTCCGACGCGCCTTGATTCCGGCAGCTCCCGATAGCACGCCGTGGAAAACCGCAGCCGCGCGCTGGCTGCTCTACGTCCGGTCGCACTGGCTTCGGATGCCACCCCTTCTTCTGGCCCGCCACTTGTGCAGGAAGAGTCTGCGCCGTTTCGATGCGCGGGCGGCCTAG
- a CDS encoding DUF3473 domain-containing protein gives MSTSSVNAISVDVEDYFQVEAFASRVAYENWGAFESRIERNVGRVLDLFERHGAGATFFVLGWIAKRFPHLVRDIAARGHEVGCHGFSHQHLQRLTPAQFREDLRQARNCLADEAQQPVFCFRAPSFSIVRDTLWALDVLAEEGFCFDSSIFPVRHDFYGIPDAERFPHWQKTAQGNSIFEFPPSTIRARNNNIGVGGGGYLRFVPYAVTRWALRRINERENQPVMVYFHPWEIDPGQPRISASLRSRVRHYSGLATMEHKLERLLTDFRFTTLSQASTGLEVYQSGITV, from the coding sequence ATGTCAACTTCAAGCGTGAACGCCATCAGCGTCGATGTCGAAGACTACTTTCAGGTCGAAGCCTTTGCCTCTCGAGTGGCGTATGAGAACTGGGGCGCCTTCGAATCCCGTATCGAGCGGAACGTGGGTCGGGTGCTGGACCTCTTTGAGAGGCACGGTGCCGGGGCCACCTTTTTCGTGCTCGGATGGATCGCAAAGCGATTCCCGCACCTGGTGCGCGATATCGCAGCGCGCGGGCACGAAGTCGGCTGCCACGGTTTTTCGCACCAGCATCTGCAGAGGCTGACGCCCGCGCAGTTCCGCGAGGATCTGCGCCAGGCGCGCAACTGCCTGGCCGACGAGGCGCAGCAGCCGGTCTTCTGCTTCAGGGCGCCGAGCTTTTCCATTGTCCGGGACACTCTATGGGCTCTCGACGTTTTAGCGGAGGAAGGCTTCTGCTTCGACTCTTCCATCTTTCCGGTCCGGCACGATTTTTACGGCATCCCCGATGCCGAGCGCTTTCCGCACTGGCAAAAAACAGCACAGGGCAATTCCATCTTCGAGTTTCCGCCATCGACGATTCGTGCCCGTAACAACAATATTGGAGTCGGGGGCGGCGGATACCTGAGGTTCGTTCCCTACGCGGTAACGCGATGGGCTCTGCGGCGCATCAATGAGAGAGAGAACCAGCCTGTAATGGTCTATTTCCACCCTTGGGAGATCGACCCCGGGCAACCCAGGATTTCAGCGTCCCTACGTTCCCGGGTGCGCCACTATTCAGGTCTTGCCACGATGGAGCACAAGCTCGAGCGCCTCCTCACAGACTTCCGCTTTACCACACTCTCACAAGCCTCTACCGGGCTTGAGGTTTATCAATCCGGGATCACGGTGTGA
- the wecB gene encoding UDP-N-acetylglucosamine 2-epimerase (non-hydrolyzing) produces MLKIVNVAGARPNFVKIGPIIAELRKHPDSFFATLVHTGQHYDDTMSDSFFRDLEIPRPDISLNVGSGSHAQQTAEIMRRFEPVLLDLKPDYVLVVGDVNSTIACALTAAKLQSGVIHVEAGLRSFDREMPEEVNRVLTDHVADLLFVTEESGRRNLLNEGIAEDRIHLVGNVMIDSLQRQLAAAGRSGILSRLGLAPERYGLVTLHRPSNVDKLEVFPGILSSLAAISRNLPVVFPIHPRTEARLAEWKLDKFFANSGAEIGSEEKWHGLYRTPPLGYLDFLQLMRNARLVLTDSGGIQEETTVLGVPCLTLRNNTERPSTIYIGTNRLVGNDPRDIEPAVAQVLATPKPTASLPPFWDGHTASRIVEVLLGIEKQRCSGVAPGK; encoded by the coding sequence ATGCTCAAGATTGTCAACGTCGCAGGAGCCAGACCCAATTTCGTCAAGATCGGGCCGATCATTGCCGAGCTTCGCAAACACCCGGATTCGTTTTTTGCGACCCTCGTTCACACCGGCCAGCATTACGACGACACCATGTCTGACTCCTTCTTCAGGGACCTCGAGATTCCGCGTCCGGATATTTCTCTCAACGTCGGTTCCGGATCCCACGCCCAGCAGACCGCCGAGATCATGAGGCGCTTCGAGCCCGTGCTCCTGGATCTCAAACCGGATTATGTCCTGGTAGTTGGAGATGTAAACTCCACCATCGCCTGCGCCTTGACTGCAGCCAAGCTGCAGAGCGGCGTGATCCACGTGGAGGCCGGCCTGCGCAGCTTCGACCGCGAAATGCCGGAAGAAGTGAACCGCGTGCTCACCGATCACGTCGCCGACTTGCTGTTTGTGACCGAGGAGAGCGGCCGCCGAAACCTGCTGAATGAAGGAATTGCGGAGGACCGGATTCACCTGGTCGGCAACGTGATGATCGACTCTTTACAGCGACAGCTGGCTGCGGCGGGCAGATCCGGGATCTTAAGCAGGCTCGGATTGGCGCCGGAACGCTACGGCCTGGTGACGTTGCATCGTCCCAGCAACGTAGACAAACTTGAAGTTTTCCCGGGAATCCTGTCTTCCCTCGCTGCGATCTCAAGAAACCTTCCGGTGGTCTTTCCTATTCACCCGCGCACAGAAGCCCGCCTTGCTGAATGGAAGCTCGATAAATTTTTCGCGAACTCGGGCGCTGAGATCGGCAGTGAAGAGAAGTGGCATGGGCTCTATCGCACCCCGCCGCTCGGGTACCTCGATTTCCTGCAGCTGATGAGGAATGCGCGGCTAGTGCTGACAGATTCGGGCGGGATTCAGGAAGAGACCACCGTTCTGGGGGTGCCATGCCTCACGTTGCGAAACAATACGGAGCGGCCCTCGACGATTTACATCGGCACCAACCGTCTGGTCGGGAATGATCCCCGCGACATCGAGCCGGCCGTGGCGCAGGTTCTTGCGACTCCCAAACCGACCGCCTCACTGCCGCCTTTTTGGGACGGGCATACTGCGTCAAGGATTGTGGAAGTGTTGCTCGGTATCGAGAAACAACGCTGTTCCGGCGTTGCCCCCGGGAAGTGA